The following coding sequences lie in one Micromonospora sp. R77 genomic window:
- a CDS encoding MBL fold metallo-hydrolase gives MRLTVLGCAGSFPGPESPCSAYLVEAEGFRLLVDFGSGSLSTLQRYVGLHAPDAILLTHLHCDHMLDAVSYVVVRRYAPDGPYPPLPVYAPAGAPDRLAAAYGQEDSTVDDVYQFYALQPGTFPIGPFAVTVDRVNHPIETYGVRLEHDGRALCYSSDTAPCDALLRLAQGADLFLCEASYLDGVENPPDLHLTGREAGEVATKAGVGRLLLTHLVAAWGSEAHTVASAAAAYDGPLEVARPGASYDV, from the coding sequence ATGCGACTGACCGTGCTGGGCTGCGCGGGCAGCTTCCCCGGCCCCGAGTCCCCCTGTTCCGCCTACCTCGTCGAGGCGGAGGGCTTCCGCCTCCTGGTCGACTTCGGCTCCGGCTCGCTGTCGACGCTCCAGCGGTACGTGGGGCTGCACGCCCCCGACGCGATCCTCCTCACCCACCTGCACTGCGACCACATGCTCGACGCGGTGTCCTACGTGGTGGTGCGCCGGTACGCCCCGGACGGGCCGTACCCGCCCCTGCCGGTGTACGCCCCCGCCGGTGCGCCGGACCGGTTGGCGGCGGCGTACGGGCAGGAGGACAGCACCGTCGACGACGTCTACCAGTTCTACGCCCTGCAACCGGGCACCTTCCCGATCGGACCGTTCGCGGTCACCGTGGACCGGGTGAACCATCCGATCGAGACGTACGGGGTGCGGCTGGAGCACGACGGGCGGGCGCTCTGCTACTCGTCCGACACCGCGCCCTGCGACGCGTTGCTGCGGCTGGCCCAGGGCGCCGACCTCTTCCTCTGCGAGGCCAGCTATCTCGACGGGGTGGAGAACCCGCCCGATCTGCACCTGACCGGCCGGGAGGCCGGCGAGGTGGCGACCAAGGCGGGCGTGGGCCGGCTGCTGCTGACCCATCTGGTCGCGGCCTGGGGCAGTGAGGCGCACACCGTCGCCTCGGCCGCGGCGGCCTACGACGGTCCGCTCGAGGTGGCCCGCCCGGGTGCCTCCTACGACGTCTGA
- the rph gene encoding ribonuclease PH, protein MARPDGRLPDQLRPVTLTRGWSTHPEGSVLVEFGDTRVLCTASVTEGVPRWRKGSGLGWVTAEYAMLPRATNTRSDRESVKGRVGGRTHEISRLIGRSLRAAIDLKALGENSIVLDCDVLQADGGTRTAAITGAYVALHDAVTWLAGRKSLAGKVENVMHRSVAAVSVGIIAGEPRLDLCYTEDVAAEVDMNVVCTGTGDFVEVQGTGEDGVFSRQQLDALLDLGVLGCLELADAQRKALAS, encoded by the coding sequence ATGGCGCGACCTGACGGGCGACTGCCCGACCAACTCCGACCGGTGACCCTGACCCGGGGCTGGAGCACCCACCCGGAGGGCTCGGTCCTCGTCGAGTTCGGCGACACCCGGGTGCTCTGCACCGCCAGCGTGACGGAGGGGGTGCCCCGCTGGCGCAAGGGCTCCGGGCTGGGCTGGGTGACCGCCGAGTACGCGATGCTGCCCCGCGCCACGAACACCCGCTCCGACCGGGAGAGCGTCAAGGGCCGGGTCGGTGGGCGTACCCATGAGATCTCCCGCCTGATCGGGCGGAGCCTGCGGGCCGCCATCGACCTGAAGGCGCTCGGCGAGAACTCGATCGTGCTCGACTGCGACGTGCTCCAGGCCGACGGCGGCACCCGCACCGCGGCGATCACCGGCGCGTACGTGGCGCTGCACGACGCGGTGACCTGGCTGGCCGGGCGGAAGTCCCTCGCCGGCAAGGTGGAGAACGTGATGCACCGGTCGGTCGCCGCGGTCAGCGTCGGCATCATCGCCGGTGAGCCACGGCTGGACCTCTGCTACACCGAGGACGTGGCCGCCGAGGTGGACATGAACGTGGTCTGCACCGGGACCGGTGACTTCGTCGAGGTGCAGGGGACGGGCGAGGACGGCGTCTTCTCCCGTCAGCAGCTCGACGCCCTGCTCGACCTCGGCGTGCTGGGCTGCCTGGAACTCGCGGACGCCCAGCGGAAGGCACTCGCCTCATGA
- the rdgB gene encoding RdgB/HAM1 family non-canonical purine NTP pyrophosphatase — MNKVLLATRNRKKLVELQRILDGALGAHRIALVGLDDVEEYPELPETGLTFGENALIKAREGCRRTGLPTIADDSGIAVDALNGMPGVFSARWAGRHGDDRANLQLVLDQVADVPDEHRGAAFVCTVALVLPGGKEHLVDGRQSGRLLRAPRGEGGFGYDPIFLGDGQDRTNAELTPQEKDAISHRGKALRDLAKLVAKVLPPTL; from the coding sequence ATGAACAAGGTCCTGCTCGCCACCCGGAACCGGAAGAAGCTCGTCGAGCTGCAGCGGATCCTCGACGGCGCGCTCGGCGCGCACCGGATCGCCCTGGTCGGCCTCGACGACGTCGAGGAATACCCGGAGCTGCCGGAGACCGGGCTGACCTTCGGTGAGAACGCGCTGATCAAGGCGCGGGAGGGCTGCCGGCGTACCGGCCTGCCCACCATCGCCGACGACTCGGGCATCGCGGTCGACGCGCTCAACGGCATGCCGGGTGTGTTCAGCGCCCGCTGGGCCGGCCGGCACGGCGACGACCGGGCCAACCTCCAGTTGGTGCTGGACCAGGTTGCCGACGTACCCGACGAGCACCGGGGCGCGGCCTTCGTCTGCACGGTCGCGCTGGTGCTGCCCGGCGGCAAGGAGCACCTGGTCGACGGCCGGCAGTCGGGGCGGCTGCTGCGAGCGCCGCGCGGCGAGGGCGGCTTCGGCTACGACCCGATCTTTCTCGGCGACGGTCAGGACCGCACGAACGCGGAGCTGACCCCGCAGGAGAAGGACGCCATCAGCCACCGCGGCAAGGCCCTGCGAGACCTCGCCAAGCTCGTCGCCAAGGTCCTCCCGCCAACCCTCTGA